In one Lysobacter alkalisoli genomic region, the following are encoded:
- a CDS encoding DUF6923 family protein: protein MAGLLIGMPALAQTSVTNTATITAPAGVVDSNPNNDSDDALISVTAPQPDFGSCDATMYLTQADGGPPTTLIQFDTSSNPFVYTPLGSAAGFEYNATAFNPLDNYLYAARWNGSQHELLRIGSDGSAEVVGPITGGGINTSSNGLNTGEIGPDGTYYVKRAENTNQAWRVDLATQTATLITLSQSVWLGDWAWHNGLLYGHSHETGLLYAIDPTTGAVAAVGATGIVGVPFGAMFGASNGVYGGNNGGGFYQFDLTTGAATLISDSPGASLNDGAKCATTSLEFPADLAIDKDDGSDTYVPGEDVVYTIVVSNLGPFGVSGATVSDPLPAGITTASWTCGSATGGGSCGVANGTGAIVDVPVNLPADATVTFTLTMAVPADFTGELTNTATVTSPDGSPDPNPANNTDSDTNTVEPAVVTVEKTAAPVPGTTVTVGQTLTYTLTATVAGGPTSDVVTLTDTLSAGLTFGAVTDAGSFICSGALQCTLPAGTAPGTYAVTYTAIVDLGATGTVSNSVVAEGGDDPTCGTCTTGHPVQPSFGTCDATMYLAQDVPTRLFRFDTSSNPFIVDPVGPATGAQYNAIAISPIDNYMYGMLLSASTPGTIARIGSDGSVQDLGPVAGLGVNSVSGEIGPDGTYYVVAGGVLYRIDIPTMTATSVTLSQNIGSLDLAWHNGLLYTAVDSSNLYAIDPANGNVTTIGLTGTTGPFGGMFGATNGVFGSNNNGGFYRFDLTTGQATLISDLQGSGSNDGALCVDAALEFPADLAIDKDDGSDTYVPGEEVVYTIVVSNLGPFGVSAATVNDPLPAGITTASWTCGNATGGGTCGVASGTGAIVGAPVNLPADATVTFMLTMAVPADFTGELTNTATVTSPDGSPDPNPDNNTDSDTDTPEFPTIGTAKTADPAAGGQVQAGQAITYTLTVTVAQAPTTEPFVLTDTLGTGLTFGEVTDAGDFSCTGALECTLPAGTLPGTYALSYTATVDADATGTLANSVVGTGGGDDDPECDPCVTEHEVGPPVISVAKSADPADGSTVQPGDTLSYTLTATIADAATTEPLVLTDTLGTGLTFGAVTDPGVFTCTGALQCTLPAGTVPGIYALTYTATVNADATGNVGNSVVASGGGGDPECVPCETEHEVEPPTIAVVKSADPANGSTVQPGQTLTYTLTATITTSATIEPLVLTDTLGAGLTFGAVTDPGVFACSGELTCTLPTGTLPGVYAVSYTAMVNADATGNVGNSVVASGGDPECVPCETDHEVEPPTIAVAKSADPASGSQVQPGDTLTYTLTATITTSATIEPLVLTDTLGAGLTFGAVTDAGAFACNGELICTLPTGTLPGVYAVTYTATVNADATGNVGNSVVASGGDPECVPCETDHEVEPATIAVVKSADPASGSQVQPGDTLTYTLTATIATSVTTEPLVLTDTLGAGLTFGAVTDAGAFACSGELTCSLPAGTAPGTYAVSYTATVNTDATGNVGNSVVASGGDPACAPCETEHEVEPPTIAVVKNADPASGSQVQPGDTLTYTLTVTITTSATTEPLVLTDTLGAGLTFGAVTDAGAFACNGELICTLPTGTLPGVYAVTYTATVNADATGNVGNSVVASGGGGDPECVPCETEHEVEPPTIAVAKSADPASGSQVQPGDTLTYTLTATIVTSTTTEPLVLTDTLGSGLTFGAVTDAGAFACNGELTCTLPAGTLPGMYAVTYTATVDADATGNVGNSVVASGGGGGDDPECVPCETDHEVEPPTITVAKTADPADGSTVQPGQTLTYTLTATIATSATTEPLVLSDTLGAGLTFGEVTDAGAFACNGELTCTLPAGTLPGTYAVTYTATVDADATGNVGNSVVASGGGGGDDPECVPCETEHEIEPPTIAVAKSADPADGNTVQPGDTLTYTLTATIATSATTEPLVLTDTLGAGLTFGAVTDAGAFACNGELICTLPTGTLPGTYAVTYTATVNADATGNVGNSVVASGGGGDPECLPCETNHDVEPPTITIVKSADPAVGVEVRPGDTLTYTLTATVATSVTTEPLLLTDTLGAGLTFGEVTAAGAFACSGELLCTLPAGTAPGVYAVSYTATVNADATGSVGNSVVATGGGGDEDPECAPCETEHGVELPSLTIAKTSDPGDGAEVNAGDVITYTLTVTVATSATTAPFVLTDTLGGGQTLLADAITLPEGGSCEATDEGLTCTLAEGTLPGSYAFTYQTQVNPDAVGAVGNSVVGEGGGDPDPECAPCTTEHPLAEPVVTIAKTSHPGDGAEVSVGETLVYTLTVTIENAAIAMPVQLNDTPGAGLTVGELPAGCSGGSDGIVCTVEAGTVPGVYTFSYPATVNADATGEVTNAVVSEYGGTTEPVCQPCGTSHRLLSDAELRIVKTAGVRSARIGDLIRYTLTVENVGVVNLVGGTVVDTPPAGFSYVEGSMSVVDGDGAFTLAPGRHPLQIGGIDIAVGERATIVYLLRVGAGVRHGTQVNSAVAQNGAGHPISNIATAQVTIEADPLLDDSLIFGTVFDDRDGDGWQDNAALSGVQVQGGFAPGAYIAGSTTIDRGAGMAPVADASAPLLHGIDVGEIAARQSEADPAEAHQVVIRQRLTEAAFTNDFVLTSDQGVTVRMDAEGRTTVERSGEAAKGLNAAEPTVERRIAQGEGGVVVDYVIGNAGIDERGIPGVRIASVEGLLIETDQYGRYHLVDVQGGERGYRNFILKVDPSTLPPGTVFTTDNPRVRRITPGLPVRFDFGVQLPAEPIPGGSEQVELELGEVIFAPGSAEVRAEYRPAIAKMAEQVNAYGGGEVVITANGDSEALAFDRASAVRELLLSQVAPENRRALTVNVRTDVDGALVAGVTEGGALLGTVLFDTDKSEIRPEFEPLLDRVAARLEGMGGGAVAVVGHTDVRGSHAYNAALGMRRARAVYEALAERLSPDIRERVRVESSDDPTAPVGQDGEWKGAGS from the coding sequence GTGGCCGGACTGCTCATCGGCATGCCTGCACTGGCGCAGACCTCGGTCACCAACACGGCGACCATCACCGCACCCGCCGGCGTGGTCGATTCGAACCCGAACAACGACAGCGACGATGCGCTGATCTCGGTCACTGCGCCGCAGCCGGATTTCGGTTCGTGCGATGCGACCATGTACCTCACACAGGCCGACGGCGGTCCGCCGACGACCCTGATTCAGTTCGACACTTCCAGCAATCCATTCGTCTATACCCCATTGGGGTCGGCGGCGGGTTTCGAATACAACGCGACCGCGTTCAATCCGCTCGACAACTATCTGTACGCGGCCCGGTGGAACGGCTCCCAGCATGAGTTGTTGCGGATCGGCAGCGACGGCTCGGCCGAAGTCGTCGGGCCCATCACCGGCGGCGGAATCAATACTTCTTCCAATGGTCTGAATACCGGCGAGATCGGCCCGGATGGCACTTACTACGTCAAGCGTGCGGAGAACACCAACCAGGCGTGGCGGGTCGATCTTGCAACGCAGACTGCTACGCTGATCACCCTCAGCCAATCGGTGTGGCTGGGGGATTGGGCCTGGCACAACGGCCTGCTCTACGGCCATTCCCACGAGACCGGGCTGCTGTACGCGATCGACCCGACGACCGGCGCGGTCGCCGCCGTCGGCGCGACCGGCATCGTCGGCGTACCCTTCGGCGCCATGTTCGGCGCCAGCAACGGTGTCTACGGTGGCAACAACGGTGGCGGCTTCTACCAGTTCGACCTTACCACCGGCGCGGCGACGCTGATCTCCGATTCGCCGGGCGCGAGCCTGAACGATGGCGCGAAGTGCGCCACCACATCGTTGGAGTTCCCGGCCGATCTGGCAATCGACAAGGACGACGGCAGCGACACCTACGTGCCGGGCGAGGACGTGGTCTACACCATCGTGGTCAGCAACCTCGGCCCGTTCGGCGTGTCCGGCGCCACGGTGAGCGACCCGCTGCCGGCCGGCATCACCACCGCCAGCTGGACATGCGGCAGCGCCACCGGCGGTGGCAGCTGCGGTGTGGCCAATGGCACAGGTGCGATCGTCGATGTGCCGGTCAATCTGCCGGCTGACGCCACCGTCACCTTCACGCTGACGATGGCCGTGCCGGCCGACTTCACCGGCGAGCTGACCAACACGGCGACGGTCACCAGCCCCGACGGCTCGCCCGACCCGAATCCGGCCAACAACACCGACAGCGACACCAACACCGTCGAGCCCGCTGTGGTCACGGTGGAAAAGACTGCCGCTCCGGTGCCCGGCACGACCGTCACCGTCGGCCAGACGCTGACCTACACGCTCACCGCCACCGTTGCCGGAGGTCCGACTTCGGACGTGGTGACGCTGACCGACACCCTCAGCGCCGGGTTGACCTTTGGCGCTGTCACTGACGCAGGCAGTTTCATCTGCAGTGGCGCGCTGCAATGCACGTTGCCGGCGGGGACGGCACCAGGAACGTATGCCGTCACCTACACCGCCATCGTCGATCTCGGCGCCACCGGCACGGTAAGCAACTCGGTGGTGGCCGAGGGCGGCGACGATCCGACCTGCGGCACCTGCACCACCGGGCATCCGGTGCAGCCGAGCTTCGGAACTTGCGACGCGACCATGTACCTGGCGCAGGACGTCCCGACGCGCCTCTTCCGGTTCGACACTTCGTCCAATCCGTTCATCGTCGACCCGGTGGGGCCGGCGACGGGAGCGCAGTACAACGCCATCGCCATCAGCCCGATCGACAACTACATGTACGGCATGCTGCTGTCGGCGAGCACCCCGGGCACGATTGCGCGCATCGGCAGTGACGGCAGCGTGCAGGATCTCGGGCCGGTGGCCGGTCTCGGGGTCAACAGCGTCTCCGGCGAGATCGGTCCCGACGGCACGTACTACGTGGTTGCGGGCGGTGTGCTCTATCGGATCGACATCCCGACGATGACGGCGACCAGCGTCACGCTGAGCCAGAACATCGGGTCGCTGGACCTGGCGTGGCACAACGGGCTGCTCTACACCGCGGTCGACAGCAGCAATCTGTACGCGATCGATCCGGCAAACGGAAACGTCACCACGATCGGCCTCACCGGGACCACCGGTCCCTTCGGCGGCATGTTCGGCGCCACCAACGGCGTGTTCGGCAGCAACAACAACGGCGGCTTCTACCGGTTCGACCTGACCACCGGCCAGGCCACCCTGATCTCGGACCTGCAGGGCTCCGGCAGCAATGACGGTGCGCTTTGCGTCGATGCCGCGCTGGAATTCCCGGCGGACCTTGCGATCGACAAGGACGATGGCAGCGACACCTACGTGCCGGGCGAGGAGGTGGTCTACACCATCGTGGTCAGCAACCTTGGGCCGTTCGGCGTCTCGGCTGCGACCGTCAACGACCCGCTGCCGGCCGGCATCACCACCGCCAGCTGGACCTGCGGCAACGCCACCGGCGGTGGCACCTGCGGCGTCGCCAGCGGCACGGGCGCGATCGTGGGTGCGCCGGTCAACCTGCCGGCCGACGCCACCGTCACCTTCATGCTGACCATGGCCGTGCCGGCGGACTTCACCGGCGAGCTGACCAACACGGCGACGGTGACCAGCCCCGATGGTTCGCCCGATCCGAATCCGGACAACAACACCGACAGCGACACCGATACGCCGGAGTTTCCCACCATCGGCACGGCCAAGACCGCCGATCCGGCGGCCGGCGGCCAGGTCCAGGCCGGGCAGGCGATCACCTACACCCTGACCGTGACCGTGGCCCAGGCACCGACCACGGAACCGTTCGTGCTCACCGATACGCTGGGCACCGGACTGACCTTTGGCGAGGTGACCGATGCGGGCGATTTCAGCTGCACGGGCGCGCTGGAATGCACGCTGCCGGCCGGCACCCTGCCCGGAACCTATGCGCTGAGCTACACCGCGACCGTCGATGCGGACGCCACCGGCACCCTGGCCAACAGCGTGGTCGGCACCGGCGGTGGCGATGACGATCCGGAGTGCGACCCCTGCGTGACCGAGCATGAAGTCGGTCCGCCCGTGATCTCGGTAGCCAAGAGCGCCGACCCGGCCGATGGCAGCACCGTGCAACCGGGCGACACGCTCAGCTACACCCTGACCGCCACGATCGCCGACGCGGCGACCACCGAACCGCTGGTGCTGACCGACACGCTCGGTACAGGACTGACGTTCGGCGCCGTGACCGACCCGGGTGTGTTCACCTGTACGGGTGCGCTGCAATGCACGCTGCCGGCGGGCACGGTGCCGGGCATCTATGCCTTGACCTACACGGCGACCGTCAATGCGGATGCCACCGGCAACGTGGGCAACAGCGTGGTGGCGAGCGGCGGTGGCGGCGATCCGGAATGCGTGCCGTGCGAGACCGAGCATGAAGTCGAGCCACCGACGATCGCCGTGGTCAAGAGTGCCGATCCGGCCAATGGCAGCACGGTGCAGCCGGGCCAGACGCTCACCTACACCCTGACCGCAACCATCACGACCTCGGCCACCATCGAACCGCTGGTGCTGACCGACACCCTGGGGGCGGGTCTGACCTTTGGCGCGGTGACCGATCCCGGTGTCTTCGCCTGCAGCGGCGAACTGACCTGCACGCTGCCTACGGGCACGCTGCCGGGCGTCTATGCAGTGAGCTACACCGCGATGGTGAACGCAGATGCCACCGGCAACGTAGGCAACAGTGTCGTGGCGAGCGGCGGCGATCCGGAATGCGTGCCGTGCGAGACCGATCACGAAGTCGAGCCACCGACGATCGCCGTGGCCAAGAGCGCCGATCCGGCCTCGGGCAGCCAAGTGCAGCCGGGCGACACGCTCACCTATACCCTGACCGCGACCATCACGACCTCGGCCACCATCGAACCGCTGGTGCTGACCGACACCCTGGGTGCCGGCCTGACTTTCGGTGCGGTGACCGATGCGGGCGCGTTCGCCTGCAATGGCGAACTGATCTGCACGCTGCCCACGGGCACGCTGCCGGGCGTCTATGCGGTGACCTACACCGCGACGGTGAATGCAGATGCCACCGGCAACGTGGGCAACAGCGTGGTGGCGAGCGGCGGCGATCCGGAGTGCGTGCCGTGCGAGACCGATCACGAAGTCGAGCCGGCAACGATCGCCGTGGTCAAGAGTGCCGATCCGGCTTCGGGCAGTCAGGTGCAGCCAGGCGACACCCTCACGTACACGCTAACCGCGACGATCGCGACTTCGGTGACCACCGAGCCGCTGGTACTGACCGACACCCTGGGTGCCGGCCTGACTTTCGGTGCGGTGACCGATGCGGGCGCCTTCGCCTGCAGCGGCGAGCTGACCTGCTCCCTGCCGGCAGGAACCGCGCCGGGTACCTACGCAGTGTCCTACACGGCAACGGTGAACACGGATGCCACGGGCAACGTAGGCAACAGCGTCGTGGCGAGCGGTGGCGATCCAGCGTGCGCGCCGTGCGAGACCGAGCATGAAGTCGAGCCGCCGACGATCGCCGTGGTCAAGAACGCCGATCCGGCCTCGGGCAGCCAAGTGCAACCGGGCGACACGCTCACCTACACCCTGACCGTCACCATCACGACCTCGGCCACGACCGAACCGCTGGTACTGACCGACACCCTGGGTGCCGGCCTGACTTTCGGTGCGGTGACCGATGCGGGCGCGTTCGCCTGCAATGGCGAACTGATCTGCACGCTGCCCACGGGCACGCTGCCGGGCGTCTATGCGGTGACCTACACCGCGACGGTGAATGCAGATGCCACCGGCAACGTGGGCAACAGCGTGGTGGCGAGCGGCGGTGGCGGCGATCCGGAATGCGTGCCGTGCGAGACCGAGCATGAAGTCGAGCCACCGACGATTGCCGTGGCCAAGAGCGCCGATCCGGCCTCGGGCAGCCAAGTGCAGCCGGGCGACACGCTCACCTACACCCTGACCGCGACCATCGTGACCTCGACCACGACCGAGCCGCTGGTGCTGACCGATACCCTGGGCAGCGGCCTGACCTTTGGCGCGGTGACCGATGCCGGCGCGTTCGCCTGCAACGGCGAACTGACCTGCACGCTGCCGGCCGGCACCCTGCCAGGCATGTATGCGGTGACCTACACCGCAACGGTGGACGCGGATGCCACGGGCAATGTCGGCAACAGCGTGGTCGCCAGCGGCGGTGGCGGTGGCGACGATCCGGAATGCGTGCCGTGCGAGACCGACCATGAGGTCGAACCGCCGACGATCACTGTGGCCAAGACCGCCGACCCGGCCGATGGCAGCACGGTGCAACCGGGCCAGACGCTCACCTACACCTTGACCGCGACCATCGCGACCTCGGCCACGACCGAGCCGCTGGTGCTGAGCGACACCCTCGGGGCCGGCCTGACCTTCGGTGAAGTGACCGATGCCGGTGCATTCGCCTGCAACGGCGAACTGACCTGCACGCTGCCGGCCGGCACCCTGCCAGGCACGTATGCGGTGACCTACACCGCAACGGTGGACGCGGATGCCACGGGCAATGTCGGCAACAGCGTGGTCGCCAGCGGCGGTGGCGGTGGCGACGATCCGGAATGCGTGCCGTGCGAGACCGAGCACGAGATCGAGCCGCCGACGATCGCCGTGGCCAAGAGCGCCGATCCGGCTGATGGCAACACCGTACAGCCGGGCGACACGCTCACCTACACCTTGACCGCGACCATCGCGACTTCCGCCACCACTGAACCGCTGGTGCTGACCGACACCCTCGGGGCCGGGCTGACCTTCGGTGCGGTGACCGATGCGGGCGCGTTCGCCTGCAATGGCGAACTGATCTGCACGCTGCCCACGGGCACGCTGCCGGGCACGTATGCGGTGACCTACACAGCGACGGTGAATGCAGATGCCACCGGCAACGTGGGCAACAGCGTGGTGGCGAGCGGCGGTGGTGGCGATCCGGAATGCCTGCCGTGCGAGACCAACCACGACGTCGAACCGCCGACGATCACCATCGTCAAGTCGGCCGATCCTGCCGTCGGTGTCGAAGTGCGTCCGGGCGACACGCTCACCTACACCCTGACCGCGACGGTCGCGACCTCGGTCACCACCGAACCGCTGCTGCTGACCGACACCCTGGGTGCGGGCCTGACCTTCGGCGAGGTGACCGCTGCCGGCGCCTTCGCCTGCAGCGGCGAGCTGCTGTGCACCCTGCCTGCGGGCACGGCGCCGGGCGTGTATGCGGTGAGCTACACCGCGACGGTGAATGCGGATGCGACCGGCAGCGTGGGCAACAGCGTGGTCGCCACCGGTGGTGGTGGCGACGAGGATCCGGAGTGCGCGCCCTGCGAGACCGAGCACGGGGTCGAATTGCCGAGCCTCACCATCGCCAAGACCTCCGATCCGGGCGACGGCGCCGAGGTCAACGCAGGCGATGTCATCACCTACACCCTGACGGTGACGGTGGCGACGTCGGCCACGACCGCGCCGTTCGTGCTGACCGACACCCTGGGTGGCGGCCAGACGCTGCTGGCCGATGCGATCACCCTGCCCGAAGGCGGCAGCTGCGAGGCCACGGATGAAGGCCTGACCTGCACCCTGGCCGAAGGCACGTTGCCGGGCAGCTACGCGTTCACCTACCAGACTCAGGTGAACCCGGATGCGGTCGGCGCGGTGGGCAACAGCGTGGTGGGCGAGGGCGGTGGCGATCCGGATCCGGAGTGCGCGCCGTGCACGACCGAGCATCCGCTGGCCGAGCCGGTGGTAACCATCGCCAAGACCTCCCATCCGGGCGATGGCGCCGAGGTCAGCGTGGGCGAGACCCTTGTCTACACGCTCACGGTGACCATCGAGAACGCCGCCATCGCCATGCCGGTGCAACTGAACGACACGCCGGGCGCGGGCCTGACGGTCGGCGAGCTGCCGGCCGGTTGCAGCGGCGGTTCTGACGGAATCGTCTGCACGGTAGAGGCCGGAACGGTGCCGGGCGTCTACACCTTCAGCTACCCGGCGACGGTCAATGCCGATGCCACGGGCGAGGTGACCAATGCCGTGGTCAGCGAGTACGGCGGCACCACCGAGCCGGTGTGCCAGCCCTGCGGTACTTCACACCGACTGCTGAGCGACGCCGAACTGCGGATCGTCAAGACTGCCGGCGTGCGCAGTGCGCGCATCGGCGACCTGATCCGCTACACGCTGACGGTGGAGAACGTCGGGGTGGTGAACCTGGTCGGCGGCACGGTCGTCGACACCCCGCCGGCCGGCTTCAGCTACGTCGAAGGTTCGATGAGCGTGGTCGACGGCGACGGTGCCTTCACCCTGGCGCCGGGCCGGCATCCGCTGCAGATCGGCGGGATCGACATCGCCGTGGGCGAACGCGCGACCATCGTGTACCTGCTGCGGGTGGGCGCCGGCGTGCGCCATGGCACCCAGGTCAACTCGGCGGTGGCGCAGAACGGTGCGGGCCATCCGATCTCCAACATCGCCACCGCACAGGTGACGATCGAGGCCGATCCGCTGCTCGACGACAGCCTGATCTTCGGCACGGTGTTCGACGACCGCGACGGCGACGGCTGGCAGGACAACGCCGCGCTGAGCGGGGTGCAGGTGCAGGGCGGCTTCGCCCCCGGTGCCTACATCGCCGGTTCGACCACGATCGACCGCGGTGCTGGCATGGCGCCGGTGGCCGATGCCAGCGCGCCGCTGCTGCACGGCATTGACGTGGGCGAGATCGCCGCCCGCCAGTCCGAGGCCGATCCGGCCGAGGCGCATCAGGTGGTGATCCGCCAGCGCCTCACCGAGGCGGCGTTCACCAACGACTTCGTGCTGACCAGCGACCAGGGCGTGACGGTGCGCATGGACGCCGAGGGTCGGACCACGGTCGAGCGCAGTGGCGAAGCGGCCAAGGGCCTCAATGCCGCCGAACCGACGGTGGAGCGGCGCATTGCGCAAGGCGAAGGCGGGGTGGTGGTCGACTACGTGATCGGCAACGCCGGCATCGACGAGCGCGGCATCCCCGGGGTGCGGATCGCGTCGGTGGAGGGTCTGCTGATCGAGACCGACCAGTACGGCCGCTACCACCTGGTCGACGTGCAGGGCGGCGAGCGCGGCTACCGCAACTTCATCCTCAAGGTCGATCCGTCGACGCTGCCGCCGGGCACGGTGTTCACCACCGACAACCCGCGGGTGCGACGGATCACCCCGGGCCTCCCGGTCCGGTTCGACTTCGGCGTGCAGTTGCCGGCCGAGCCGATCCCGGGCGGCAGCGAGCAGGTGGAACTGGAACTGGGCGAGGTGATCTTCGCCCCGGGCAGCGCCGAGGTCCGTGCCGAGTACCGGCCGGCGATCGCGAAGATGGCCGAGCAGGTGAATGCCTACGGCGGCGGCGAGGTGGTGATCACCGCGAACGGCGATAGCGAAGCACTGGCCTTCGACCGCGCCAGCGCGGTACGCGAACTGCTGCTGTCGCAGGTCGCACCCGAGAACCGGCGGGCGCTGACCGTCAATGTGCGTACCGATGTGGACGGCGCACTGGTGGCGGGCGTGACCGAGGGCGGCGCGCTGCTGGGCACGGTGCTGTTCGACACCGACAAGTCGGAGATCCGGCCGGAGTTCGAGCCGCTGCTCGATCGCGTCGCGGCCCGCCTGGAGGGCATGGGCGGCGGTGCGGTGGCGGTGGTGGGACATACCGACGTGCGCGGCAGCCACGCCTACAACGCGGCACTTGGAATGCGTCGGGCGCGTGCCGTGTACGAAGCCCTGGCCGAACGGTTGAGCCCCGATATACGTGAACGGGTGCGCGTGGAATCCAGTGACGATCCGACGGCTCCAGTCGGTCAGGACGGGGAATGGAAGGGGGCCGGATCATGA
- a CDS encoding sensor histidine kinase — MVKKLVVWLRRTSIKDPVDRRNAPMLQVVLLMLGTLPPLMWLYRIVALDVPWRPGETVGLVTSLLICAVAFFCFALIRHGRFQWAVRQLLVVVAVILVIAYAGSGVVAQTYEQPLHVMWLFIAGTMVGRRALWGMYGALLVALMAGMLADAQRTGEYYFGDPVARGVMFLLIAIVVDRTVAAMRSSLEEAVQQGLELSLANQRLKTEIAAREQAQEQLIHAQKVEAVGRMASGIAHDFNHLLTLILGYVERGKHATGTSETRDILTGVESAARRATAITHKLLHFSRQDTTRVERFDAGEALLEMKPMLRQTLGAGITLDMHTPDTPCMIRFDRAEFALVILNVTANAADAMPDGGRFRITLRAPSPGGMIEIELLDSGHGVPPEIRDRVFTPFFTTKPDGQGTGLGLAIVHDLIVSANGSAELDSGPGAPVSGYAWRATNCRGRERQRRRWP, encoded by the coding sequence ATGGTGAAGAAGCTCGTCGTCTGGTTGCGTCGTACCTCGATCAAGGATCCGGTCGATCGACGCAATGCGCCCATGCTGCAAGTCGTACTGCTCATGCTGGGCACGCTGCCGCCACTGATGTGGCTCTACCGGATCGTCGCCCTTGACGTGCCCTGGCGCCCGGGGGAAACGGTCGGTCTGGTTACCAGCCTGCTGATCTGCGCGGTGGCCTTCTTCTGCTTTGCCCTGATCCGCCACGGCCGCTTCCAATGGGCGGTGCGCCAGTTGCTGGTGGTAGTGGCAGTCATCCTCGTGATCGCCTACGCCGGCAGCGGAGTCGTGGCGCAGACCTACGAACAGCCGCTGCACGTGATGTGGCTGTTCATCGCCGGCACGATGGTGGGCCGGCGCGCGCTATGGGGCATGTACGGGGCGTTGCTGGTGGCACTCATGGCGGGAATGCTCGCGGACGCACAGCGGACGGGCGAATACTACTTCGGCGATCCCGTGGCCCGTGGCGTGATGTTCCTGCTGATCGCCATCGTGGTGGATCGCACCGTCGCCGCCATGCGCTCCAGCCTGGAAGAGGCGGTGCAGCAGGGCCTCGAGCTCTCGCTTGCCAACCAGCGGTTGAAGACGGAGATCGCGGCCCGTGAACAGGCCCAGGAGCAACTGATCCATGCGCAGAAAGTGGAGGCCGTCGGGCGCATGGCCAGCGGCATCGCCCATGACTTCAACCATCTGCTGACCCTGATCCTGGGCTATGTCGAACGCGGCAAGCACGCGACGGGCACCTCCGAGACCCGGGACATCCTGACCGGGGTGGAGTCTGCGGCGCGACGCGCCACCGCGATCACTCATAAACTGCTGCACTTCAGCCGGCAGGACACCACCCGGGTGGAGCGCTTCGATGCCGGCGAGGCCCTGCTCGAAATGAAACCGATGCTGCGCCAGACTCTTGGGGCCGGGATCACCCTCGATATGCACACTCCCGACACTCCGTGCATGATCCGCTTCGACCGTGCCGAATTCGCCCTGGTCATCCTAAACGTCACCGCCAACGCCGCCGATGCCATGCCCGACGGCGGCCGCTTCCGGATAACCCTGCGGGCGCCCTCGCCCGGTGGGATGATCGAGATCGAACTGCTCGACAGCGGCCACGGTGTACCGCCGGAGATCCGGGATCGCGTGTTCACGCCATTCTTCACCACCAAGCCGGACGGACAGGGGACCGGCCTGGGGCTTGCGATCGTGCATGACCTGATCGTCTCCGCCAATGGCAGCGCCGAACTCGACAGCGGTCCGGGGGCACCTGTTTCCGGATATGCCTGGCGAGCGACGAATTGCAGGGGCAGGGAAAGGCAGCGTCGTCGGTGGCCATGA